A stretch of the Nicotiana tabacum cultivar K326 chromosome 6, ASM71507v2, whole genome shotgun sequence genome encodes the following:
- the LOC107804105 gene encoding monocopper oxidase-like protein SKS1: MGCRLCCIALLFTLCFAADPYVNFELEYSYITVSPLGVPQQVIAVNGKFPGPVLNVTTNYNVVVNVKNKLDENLLVTWSGIQMRRSSWQDGVLGTNCPIPAKWNFTYQFQVKDQIGSFFYAPSLNLQRASGGFGSFIITNRNIIPIPFSPPDGDIVIIIGDWYTRDHKALRKDLDAGKQLGMPDGVLINGKGPFRYNTTYVPDGIDYETINVNPGKTYRVRVHNVGVSTCLNFRIQNHNLLLVETEGYYTSQQNYTSVDIHVGQSYTFLVTMDQNASSDYYIVASPRFVNQSLWQKVTGVAVLHYSNSKGNAAGPLPDPPNDAYDTSYALNQAMSIRQNVSASGARPNPQGSFHYGQINVTDVYLLKSVPPVVIDGKLRATYNGISFKNPETPIRLADVYRVKGDYKLDFPTKPMNRPPKVDTSLINATYKGFIEVILQNNDTVAQSFHMDGYSFFVVGMGFGEWTENNRGSYNRWDAIFRSTTQVFPGGWTAIMASLDNVGVWNLRAENLDRWYLGQETYMRIINPEDHSNKTELPVPSNALYCGALASKQKPQKTSSATTIFRSSEMYLTFMLIFSAVISLLC, from the exons ATGGGCTGCCGTTTGTGTTGCATTGCTCTGCTCTTCACTCTTTGCTTCGCCGCTGACCCATATGTCAATTTTGAGTTGGAATATTCCTACATCACCGTTTCTCCTCTTGGCGTTCCTCAACAG GTTATAGCTGTGAATGGGAAATTTCCAGGTCCTGTCCTTAACGTTACAACTAATTATAATGTCGTggtgaacgtgaagaacaaattgGATGAAAATCTGCTTGTCACTTG GTCTGGAATTCAGATGCGACGCAGTTCCTGGCAAGATGGTGTTCTTGGTACAAATTGCCCTATCCCTGCTAAATGGAACTTCACTTACCAGTTTCAAGTAAAGGATCAGATTGGTAGCTTCTTCTATGCTCCTTCCCTCAACCTACAGAGGGCATCTGGTGGTTTCGGTTCTTTTATTATCACAAACCGTAACATTATCCCTATTCCCTTTAGTCCTCCTGATGGGGATATAGTGATAATTATTGGAGATTGGTACACCCGCGACCATAAG GCTTTGAGGAAGGACCTTGATGCTGGAAAGCAATTGGGGATGCCAGATGGAGTACTTATTAATGGAAAAGGACCATTTAGATACAACACGACGTATGTGCCTGATGGGATTGATTACGAAACGATAAATGTTAATCCAG GCAAAACCTATCGGGTTCGGGTGCACAATGTTGGAGTCTCTACTTGTTTGAATTTTAGGATTCAAAATCATAATTTACTCTTGGTGGAGACAGAGGGATATTACACCTCACAGCAGAATTATACTAGTGTAGATATTCATGTTGGGCAATCTTACACATTTCTGGTTACCATGGATCAGAATGCAAGTAGTGATTACTACATTGTGGCGAGTCCTAGGTTTGTAAATCAATCACTCTGGCAGAAAGTAACTGGTGTTGCTGTTTTGCATTATTCCAATTCCAAAGGAAACGCAGCGGGACCCCTTCCGGACCCTCCAAATGATGCTTATGACACATCTTATGCACTGAATCAGGCCATGTCCATCAG GCAAAATGTTTCTGCAAGTGGAGCTCGGCCGAATCCTCAAGGATCTTTCCATTATGGTCAAATTAATGTCACAGATGTTTATTTGTTAAAGAGTGTGCCACCAGTGGTAATTGATGGAAAACTTCGAGCTACGTATAATGGGATATCATTTAAAAATCCTGAAACTCCAATAAGGCTTGCCGATGTATACCGTGTGAAGGGTGACTACAAGCTTGATTTCCCAACCAAGCCAATGAACAGGCCACCCAAGGTGGATACCTCCCTTATCAATGCGACGTACAAAGGATTTATAGAAGTCATATTGCAGAACAATGACACTGTAGCACAGAGCTTTCACATGGATGGTTACTCATTTTTTGTTGTTGG GATGGGTTTTGGAGAATGGACAGAGAACAACAGGGGCTCTTATAATCGGTGGGATGCAATTTTCCGGTCTACAACTCAG GTTTTTCCTGGAGGATGGACAGCAATCATGGCATCTCTTGACAACGTAGGGGTATGGAACCTCAGAGCAGAAAACCTGGACAGGTGGTATTTAGGGCAGGAAACTTATATGAGAATCATTAATCCCGAAGATCATAGCAACAAAACAGAATTGCCAGTTCCTAGCAATGCTCTCTACTGTGGTGCCCTTGCTTCTAAGCAGAA GCCACAGAAAACATCTTCAGCGACAACCATATTTAGAAGCTCGGAGATGTATCTTACGTTTATGTTGATATTCTCTGCTGTTATCAGTCTCCTATGCTAG
- the LOC107804104 gene encoding NAC domain-containing protein 7-like, which produces MNSFSHVPPGFRFHPTDEELVDYYLRKKITSRRIDLGVINDVDLYKIEPWDLQELCRIGTEEQNEWYFFSHKDKKYPTGTRTNRATAAGFWKATGRDKAIYSKHDLIGMRKTLVFYKGRAPNGQKSDWIMHEYRLETDPNGAPQEEGWVVCRVFKKRIATMRKESEHESPIWYDHDQVSFMDSPKQQHSQSGLTYHYPNYPCKKELDTLHYQIPPPPHHHHQQQFLQLPLLESPKFLPPPPCSSMPVFAINVNNHVHQYGNNNNISTNTNELAGDDQVMDWRVLDKFVASQLSQEEVSKENDYSNTLQGAADDSNLNMVRNLNKQLEAATENTSTASSSSQIDLWK; this is translated from the exons ATGAATTCGTTTTCACATGTTCCTCCTGGCTTTCGATTCCATCCAACTGATGAAGAACTTGTAGATTATTACCTCAGGAAAAAAATTACTTCCAGAAGGATTGACCTAGGTGTTATCAATGATGTGGACCTCTACAAGATTGAACCATGGGATCTTCAAG AACTATGCAGAATAGGGACGGAGGAACAGAATGAATGGTACTTCTTCAGCCACAAAGATAAAAAATATCCAACTGGTACAAGAACAAATAGAGCAACAGCAGCAGGATTCTGGAAAGCAACAGGAAGAGACAAAGCTATTTATTCCAAGCATGACTTAATTGGCATGAGAAAAACTTTGGTGTTTTACAAAGGGAGGGCTCCAAATGGTCAAAAATCTGACTGGATTATGCATGAATACCGACTTGAGACTGATCCAAATGGTGCCCCTCAG GAAGAAGGATGGGTGGTATGCCGAGTGTTCAAGAAGAGAATAGCAACAATGAGGAAAGAAAGTGAACACGAGTCACCAATATGGTACGATCATGATCAAGTCTCATTCATGGACTCCCCAAAGCAACAACACTCTCAGTCTGGCCTCACTTACCACTATCCTAATTACCCTTGCAAGAAGGAGCTTGATACTTTGCATTACCAAATCCCacctcctcctcatcatcatcatcagcagCAATTTCTTCAACTTCCTCTTTTAGAAAGCCCAAAGTTTCTTCCACCACCTCCATGCAGTTCAATGCCAGTGTTTGCCATTAACGTTAATAATCATGTGCATCAGtatggaaacaacaacaatattagtACCAATACTAATGAACTAGCTGGAGATGATCAAGTGATGGATTGGCGAGTGCTTGACAAATTTGTAGCTTCTCAACTTAGCCAAGAGGAGGTTTCCAAGGAAAATGATTACTCAAATACCTTGCAGGGTGCTGCCGATGACTCAAATTTGAATATGGTCAGAAATTTGAACAAGCAATTAGAAGCAGCTACGGAAAATACTTCAACGGCATCCTCCTCTTCTCAAATTGATCTGTGGAAGTGA